In a genomic window of Vibrio orientalis CIP 102891 = ATCC 33934:
- the srmB gene encoding ATP-dependent RNA helicase SrmB has protein sequence MIRNFAELELDPNLLLAIEEMGYDRPTQIQAEAIPQALDGRDILASAPTGTGKTAAFVLPALQYLQDFPRRKPGPARVLILTPTRELAMQVADQARALAKHTKLNIFTITGGVQYQEHADILGKTQDIVVATPGRLMEYINAERFDCRAIEWLILDEADRMLDMGFGPTVDRLSTECRWRKQTLLFSATLEGKGVEGFTADLLKDPAEVDAEPSRRERKKIAQWYHRADDMNHKLELLKKIITDQAERSIVFLKTRERLGELRAELEKAQIPCAWIQGEMPQDRRNNAIARFRDGTVNVLLATDVAARGIDLPDVSHVINYDMPRSADVYLHRIGRTARAGKKGNAVSLVEAHDQPMLDRVARYVKEEIKERFIKEMRPKHKKPVFKKKNKKKDDKKKTAAKDKKKVAKKKK, from the coding sequence GTGATCAGAAATTTCGCTGAATTGGAGCTAGACCCTAACCTACTCCTCGCCATTGAAGAAATGGGTTATGACCGCCCAACACAAATTCAGGCTGAAGCCATTCCGCAAGCGTTAGATGGCCGAGATATACTCGCTTCTGCCCCGACGGGAACGGGTAAAACGGCTGCGTTTGTTTTACCAGCACTACAGTATTTGCAAGACTTCCCTCGTCGTAAACCGGGACCTGCTCGAGTGCTAATCCTGACTCCAACACGTGAGCTCGCTATGCAAGTCGCTGATCAAGCACGTGCACTGGCTAAACATACCAAGCTCAATATCTTTACTATCACTGGTGGTGTTCAGTACCAAGAGCATGCTGACATCTTAGGTAAGACCCAAGATATCGTTGTAGCAACACCTGGACGTTTGATGGAGTACATCAACGCAGAACGCTTTGACTGTCGTGCGATTGAATGGCTGATCCTTGATGAAGCAGATCGCATGCTGGATATGGGCTTTGGCCCGACAGTTGATCGCCTTTCTACTGAATGTCGTTGGCGTAAACAGACTCTTCTATTCTCTGCCACTCTTGAAGGTAAAGGGGTAGAAGGCTTTACCGCAGATCTACTCAAAGATCCGGCTGAAGTTGACGCAGAGCCATCGCGTCGTGAGCGTAAGAAAATCGCACAGTGGTACCACCGTGCAGACGATATGAACCATAAGCTTGAGCTACTTAAAAAGATCATCACAGATCAAGCTGAGCGTTCAATTGTGTTCTTAAAAACTCGTGAGCGTCTTGGTGAGCTTCGTGCTGAACTTGAGAAAGCGCAAATTCCTTGTGCTTGGATTCAAGGTGAAATGCCACAGGATCGTCGTAATAACGCTATCGCCCGTTTCCGTGATGGTACAGTGAACGTACTACTGGCGACCGACGTTGCTGCTCGTGGTATCGACCTTCCTGACGTGAGCCATGTGATCAACTACGACATGCCTCGTAGTGCTGACGTTTACCTACACCGAATTGGCCGTACTGCCCGCGCTGGTAAAAAAGGTAATGCGGTATCTCTTGTTGAAGCGCACGACCAACCAATGCTAGACCGCGTTGCTCGCTACGTAAAAGAAGAGATCAAAGAGCGCTTTATCAAAGAGATGCGCCCTAAACACAAAAAGCCTGTGTTTAAGAAAAAGAACAAGAAAAAAGACGACAAGAAGAAAACTGCCGCTAAAGATAAGAAGAAAGTCGCTAAGAAGAAAAAGTAA
- a CDS encoding tRNA1(Val) (adenine(37)-N6)-methyltransferase, whose product MPVSTDGVLLGSWAKLEASKNLLDIGTGTGLLSLMCAQRNASLTIDAIEIDSNALQAAQSNFAQSPWSDRIQLHSGDVLTRPFHGKFDTIICNPPYFNSGEQTQNISRATARHTNSLSHEDLLQCCWDLLTDQGYASFVLPKVEGDAFIDLAKQQGWSLQRLCQVRPTEYKEVSRLLIQLGKQSTSAVLTTLTIHDNGGYSSDFIRLTKAFYLKM is encoded by the coding sequence ATGCCGGTCAGTACCGATGGGGTACTGTTGGGCTCTTGGGCGAAACTAGAAGCATCGAAAAACTTATTAGACATTGGCACTGGTACCGGGCTGCTGAGTTTAATGTGTGCTCAACGTAACGCATCTTTAACTATTGATGCGATTGAAATTGACAGTAACGCTTTGCAAGCCGCGCAATCTAACTTTGCCCAATCGCCTTGGTCTGATCGTATTCAGCTTCACTCTGGAGATGTGCTAACTCGGCCATTTCATGGCAAATTCGATACTATCATCTGCAACCCTCCTTACTTTAATAGTGGTGAGCAAACTCAAAATATCAGCCGAGCAACGGCCAGACACACGAATAGCTTAAGCCATGAAGATTTACTGCAGTGCTGCTGGGATCTATTAACTGATCAAGGCTACGCAAGTTTTGTACTACCCAAAGTTGAAGGGGATGCTTTTATTGACCTAGCGAAACAGCAAGGTTGGTCACTACAACGCCTTTGCCAAGTAAGGCCAACTGAGTACAAAGAGGTATCTAGGCTATTGATTCAACTAGGTAAACAATCCACTTCTGCGGTTCTCACTACACTGACTATTCATGACAATGGTGGCTATAGCAGTGACTTTATCCGCTTAACAAAGGCGTTTTATCTAAAGATGTAG
- the brnQ gene encoding branched-chain amino acid transport system II carrier protein, producing MNQTLKLTDIIAVGFMLFAFFLGAGNIIFPPLAGQLAGENLLPAMTGFLLTAVGLPLITIVAIAVAGGSWEHLTKDLPKRAAMIMAVLIFIIIGPAFAAPRTGLVAYEMAVKPFFIDAAQSHLTLFSILFFAVAMFFAWSQGKLIDVIGKVLTPVLFIGLIVLAVAVFVDPQGEIVAAHGEYLTHPLQKGFLEGYNTMDTFGSLMFGVLIVDALRQKGITEQKATAKYLISSACIAAAGLAFVYISLFYLGATSSAVAAGADNGGVVLSLYVQSLFGPYGQIVLSIIVLLACLTTAIGLISACSDYFSSLTPIPYKTWVIINGVACAVVANVGLSQLIALSVPVLFALYPVAIALVALTFLRKKLPNPKAAYRVVILVSLLFALIDAAKVAGVDVSAFNMLPLFNIGMGWLLPTAVAMVAMLFVGKAEQPAIAEETA from the coding sequence GTGAATCAGACTTTAAAATTAACAGATATTATTGCGGTAGGCTTTATGCTTTTCGCATTCTTTTTAGGTGCAGGTAACATCATATTCCCTCCATTGGCAGGTCAGCTTGCTGGTGAGAATCTATTGCCAGCGATGACAGGTTTCCTTTTAACTGCGGTAGGTCTTCCTCTTATTACTATCGTTGCTATTGCAGTTGCTGGTGGTTCTTGGGAACATCTAACCAAAGATCTGCCTAAGCGTGCGGCTATGATTATGGCTGTACTGATCTTTATTATCATTGGTCCTGCATTTGCTGCGCCGCGTACTGGTCTTGTTGCGTATGAGATGGCGGTAAAACCATTCTTTATTGATGCGGCTCAATCACACCTCACTCTTTTCTCGATTCTATTCTTTGCCGTAGCGATGTTCTTCGCATGGTCGCAAGGTAAATTGATCGACGTCATCGGTAAGGTGTTAACGCCAGTTCTGTTCATTGGCTTGATTGTTCTGGCAGTAGCTGTATTCGTTGATCCTCAAGGTGAGATTGTTGCTGCGCACGGTGAGTACCTCACTCATCCTCTACAGAAAGGCTTCCTTGAAGGCTACAACACCATGGACACGTTTGGTTCATTGATGTTTGGTGTGCTGATTGTTGATGCACTGCGCCAAAAAGGCATTACAGAGCAAAAAGCGACGGCTAAGTACCTGATCAGTTCTGCTTGTATTGCGGCTGCGGGTCTAGCGTTCGTTTACATCTCACTATTCTACCTTGGAGCGACTAGTTCTGCTGTTGCGGCGGGCGCGGACAATGGTGGTGTGGTACTTAGTCTTTATGTTCAATCTCTATTTGGTCCTTACGGTCAGATCGTGCTGTCAATCATTGTACTGCTTGCGTGTCTTACAACGGCGATTGGTCTTATTTCTGCCTGTTCTGACTACTTCAGTTCGCTAACACCAATCCCTTACAAAACTTGGGTAATCATCAATGGTGTCGCGTGTGCTGTTGTGGCTAACGTTGGTTTGTCTCAGTTGATTGCACTGTCTGTGCCTGTGCTATTTGCGCTATACCCAGTGGCTATTGCACTAGTGGCATTGACCTTCTTACGTAAGAAGCTACCAAACCCTAAAGCGGCATACCGTGTCGTGATCCTAGTTTCTCTATTGTTTGCTTTGATTGATGCGGCGAAAGTGGCTGGCGTTGATGTTTCAGCATTCAACATGTTACCGCTATTTAATATCGGCATGGGTTGGTTGCTACCGACAGCTGTCGCAATGGTCGCTATGCTATTCGTAGGTAAAGCAGAACAGCCTGCAATCGCAGAAGAAACTGCATAA
- the prfB gene encoding peptide chain release factor 2 (programmed frameshift) has protein sequence MFEINPIKNRLKDVSERTDVLRGYLDYDAKQERLEEVNAELEQPDVWNEPERAQALGKERSALEAVVETIDQLEQGVEDVDGLLELAVEEEDQETFDEIEPELAELEAKLEKLEFRRMFSGDHDSSDCYIDLQSGSGGTEAQDWTSMMLRMYLRWAEAKGFKTEVIEVSEGEVAGLKGATVKISGEYAYGWLRTETGVHRLVRKSPFDSSGRRHTSFASAFIYPEIDDNIQIDINPSDLRIDVYRASGAGGQHVNTTESAVRITHVPTNTVVQCQNDRSQHKNKDQAMKQLRAKLFELEIQKQNAEKQANEDAKSDIGWGSQIRSYVLDDSRIKDLRTGVENRNTQAVLDGDLDKFIEASLKSGL, from the exons ATGTTTGAAATCAATCCTATTAAAAACCGCCTAAAGGACGTGTCTGAGCGCACTGATGTCCTGAGGGGGTACCTT GACTATGACGCTAAACAAGAGCGTCTAGAAGAAGTCAACGCAGAACTAGAACAACCGGATGTATGGAACGAACCTGAGCGCGCCCAAGCGTTAGGTAAAGAACGTTCTGCATTAGAAGCGGTTGTTGAAACGATTGATCAACTTGAGCAAGGTGTTGAAGACGTTGACGGTCTTTTAGAGCTTGCTGTTGAAGAAGAAGATCAAGAGACGTTTGACGAGATCGAACCAGAATTGGCTGAGCTTGAAGCGAAACTTGAGAAGCTAGAATTCCGTCGTATGTTCTCTGGCGACCACGATTCATCGGATTGCTACATTGACTTGCAGTCTGGTTCTGGTGGTACAGAGGCGCAAGACTGGACATCAATGATGCTACGTATGTACCTACGTTGGGCTGAAGCGAAAGGCTTTAAGACTGAGGTTATTGAAGTATCAGAAGGTGAAGTCGCGGGTCTTAAAGGCGCGACAGTCAAGATCTCGGGTGAATACGCTTACGGTTGGTTACGCACAGAGACCGGTGTTCACCGTCTTGTTCGTAAATCTCCGTTCGACTCTAGCGGTCGTCGCCATACGTCGTTTGCTTCTGCGTTTATCTATCCAGAGATTGATGACAACATCCAGATCGACATTAACCCTTCAGATCTTCGAATCGATGTTTACCGCGCATCTGGCGCAGGTGGTCAACACGTAAACACCACTGAATCTGCGGTACGTATTACTCACGTACCTACTAATACTGTGGTTCAGTGTCAGAATGACCGTTCTCAGCATAAGAACAAAGATCAAGCGATGAAACAGCTTCGCGCTAAGCTATTTGAATTAGAGATTCAAAAGCAGAATGCTGAGAAGCAAGCAAATGAAGATGCGAAGTCTGATATCGGTTGGGGTAGCCAGATCCGTTCTTACGTTCTGGATGACTCGCGAATTAAAGATTTACGTACTGGCGTTGAAAACCGTAATACTCAAGCGGTTCTTGACGGCGACTTAGATAAATTTATTGAAGCTAGCCTGAAATCAGGCCTTTAA
- the lysS gene encoding lysine--tRNA ligase has protein sequence MTDAVQNDNVQEASSPEENKLIAERRAKLDHIRQSCKANGHPNDFRRDALAGDLQKEFGEKTKEELEELNHVVAIAGRVMAKRGPFLAIQETSGRIQAYAAKDVQKELKEKYQGLDIGDIIGVKGALHKSGKGDLYVNMESYELLTKALRPLPEKFHGLTDQEMRYRQRYVDLIVNQDSREAFIIRSKLVSAIRNFMSSKGYLEVETPMMHVIPGGATARPFITHHNALDIDMYLRVAPELYLKRLVVGGFDRVFEINRNFRNEGLSPRHNPEFTMMEFYQAYSDYKDLMDLTEEMLSTVAMDVLGSTSMPYGDETVEFGGQYARLSMFDAIKQYNPEHAEIQALTEVDLQDRDKMVAIAKSVHVEVETFWTCGQLLEEIFGETAEPQLIQPTFITGYPADISPLARRSDDNPFFTDRFEFFIGGREVANGFSELNDAQDQDERFKAQVNAKDAGDDEAMYYDADYITALEHGLPPTAGQGIGIDRLAMLFTNTHTIRDVILFPAMRPQA, from the coding sequence ATGACTGATGCTGTTCAAAACGACAACGTTCAAGAAGCCTCTTCTCCTGAAGAGAACAAGCTGATTGCTGAGCGCCGCGCTAAACTTGACCATATCCGCCAAAGCTGTAAAGCAAATGGCCACCCAAACGACTTCCGTCGTGACGCACTAGCGGGCGACCTGCAAAAAGAGTTCGGTGAAAAGACGAAGGAAGAGCTAGAAGAGCTAAATCACGTAGTAGCAATTGCTGGTCGTGTTATGGCTAAACGTGGTCCATTCCTAGCGATTCAAGAAACATCGGGTCGTATCCAAGCATATGCTGCGAAAGATGTTCAAAAAGAGCTGAAAGAGAAGTACCAAGGTCTAGATATCGGTGACATCATCGGTGTTAAAGGTGCTCTTCATAAGTCAGGTAAAGGCGATCTTTACGTGAACATGGAATCTTACGAGCTGCTAACGAAAGCACTTCGTCCACTTCCAGAGAAGTTCCACGGTCTAACTGACCAAGAGATGCGTTACCGTCAGCGTTATGTTGACCTAATCGTGAACCAAGATTCGCGTGAAGCGTTCATCATTCGTTCTAAGCTTGTATCGGCTATCCGTAACTTCATGAGCTCAAAAGGCTACCTAGAAGTTGAAACGCCAATGATGCACGTGATCCCAGGTGGTGCAACGGCTCGTCCATTCATCACACACCACAATGCACTGGACATCGACATGTACCTACGTGTTGCTCCAGAGCTTTACTTGAAGCGTCTAGTAGTGGGTGGTTTTGACCGCGTATTTGAGATCAACCGTAACTTCCGTAACGAAGGTCTTTCTCCGCGTCATAACCCAGAATTCACTATGATGGAATTCTACCAAGCGTACTCTGATTACAAAGACCTAATGGATCTAACGGAAGAGATGCTAAGTACGGTAGCAATGGATGTTCTTGGTTCAACATCTATGCCTTACGGTGATGAGACAGTTGAGTTTGGTGGTCAGTACGCACGTCTAAGCATGTTCGATGCTATCAAGCAGTACAACCCTGAGCACGCTGAAATTCAAGCGCTGACAGAAGTCGATCTACAAGACCGTGACAAGATGGTAGCAATCGCGAAATCGGTTCATGTTGAAGTAGAAACATTCTGGACATGTGGTCAGCTTCTTGAAGAGATCTTTGGTGAAACTGCTGAGCCTCAGCTAATTCAACCAACTTTCATCACTGGTTACCCAGCGGATATTTCTCCTCTGGCTCGCCGTAGCGATGACAACCCGTTCTTTACTGACCGCTTTGAGTTCTTCATTGGTGGCCGTGAAGTTGCAAACGGCTTCTCAGAGCTTAACGATGCACAAGACCAAGATGAGCGCTTTAAAGCACAAGTAAATGCAAAAGACGCTGGTGATGACGAAGCAATGTACTACGATGCAGACTACATCACGGCACTAGAGCACGGTTTACCGCCAACGGCTGGTCAAGGTATTGGTATTGACCGTCTAGCGATGCTATTCACCAACACGCACACTATTCGTGACGTGATCCTATTCCCAGCGATGCGCCCACAAGCGTAA
- the vpsR gene encoding cyclic-di-GMP-binding transcriptional regulator VpsR (Not actually a response regulator, but instead a cyclic-di-GMP-binding transcription factor.) — protein sequence MGSQFRMDSVPGSLVVVGGTYEPWLSVLEQVGWRCTQCGDLRKADDLFTETGPCIGIVDLSHDEFSLNGIANLVSKHKQVRWLAFIRESQLSSDTICQFIVNFCIDFFTAPIPDAQLLSTIGHQLGMLKLEKKVWPHYGNQSDMGLIGDSMPVKRLRDQIKRIGPTDVSILIYGESGTGKETVARAVHRTSARANKEFISVNCRAMSERRLESDLFGINREDASEPSILEKAHGGTILLNDILTLPKSQQFNLLRFLQEGMVDTASGRKEVDVRVLAANSADIEKALIDGDFNEELYHYINVLRINVPSLKERAGDIAILARHFLQEYSKEYNAQARSFTEEAARALTRYHWPGNVRELMNQIKRVVLMSDTVMLDEMNLDLPKRSDSRRSLKSIRERSERDALLLVLESHAGQVSMAAKELGVSRATMYRLLNKHNLISDVPA from the coding sequence ATGGGTAGTCAATTCCGGATGGATTCCGTTCCAGGCTCGTTGGTTGTAGTGGGAGGAACCTATGAGCCCTGGCTTTCAGTCTTAGAGCAAGTTGGTTGGAGATGTACGCAGTGCGGAGATTTACGTAAAGCAGATGATTTGTTTACTGAAACCGGTCCTTGTATCGGTATTGTGGATTTAAGCCACGACGAGTTTAGTTTGAACGGAATCGCTAACTTAGTAAGTAAACATAAGCAAGTTCGATGGTTGGCTTTTATTCGCGAGTCGCAATTGAGTTCTGACACTATCTGCCAGTTCATTGTTAACTTCTGTATTGATTTCTTTACCGCACCGATCCCTGATGCGCAGTTATTGAGTACCATTGGTCACCAGCTGGGTATGCTTAAGCTAGAGAAAAAAGTGTGGCCTCACTATGGTAACCAAAGTGATATGGGTCTGATTGGTGACTCTATGCCAGTTAAGCGCTTGCGTGATCAAATTAAGCGCATTGGTCCTACTGACGTGAGTATTCTTATTTATGGTGAGAGCGGCACAGGTAAAGAGACGGTTGCCCGCGCTGTTCATCGTACCTCTGCGCGCGCTAATAAAGAATTTATCTCGGTGAACTGTCGCGCGATGTCTGAGCGCCGTCTCGAGAGCGACCTATTTGGTATTAACCGTGAAGATGCGTCAGAGCCATCAATCTTGGAAAAAGCGCACGGTGGTACGATTCTTCTTAACGATATCCTTACTTTACCTAAGTCTCAGCAGTTCAACTTACTGCGCTTTCTACAAGAGGGTATGGTTGATACCGCATCAGGCCGCAAAGAGGTGGATGTGCGAGTACTTGCCGCCAACTCAGCAGATATAGAGAAAGCGCTGATTGATGGCGATTTCAATGAAGAGCTCTATCACTACATTAATGTGCTTAGAATTAATGTCCCAAGTTTGAAAGAGCGAGCAGGGGATATCGCTATATTAGCTCGTCACTTCTTACAGGAATATTCCAAAGAGTATAACGCTCAAGCGCGTAGCTTTACTGAAGAAGCTGCACGTGCGCTGACCCGCTACCACTGGCCTGGTAATGTGCGAGAATTGATGAACCAAATTAAGCGAGTGGTTCTGATGTCAGATACCGTGATGCTTGATGAAATGAATCTCGATTTACCGAAACGCAGCGATAGTCGCCGTAGCTTGAAGAGTATTCGAGAGCGCAGCGAGCGAGATGCACTGCTATTGGTTTTAGAGTCTCATGCAGGGCAAGTCTCGATGGCGGCAAAAGAGTTGGGCGTATCTCGTGCAACAATGTATCGTTTGTTAAACAAACACAACTTGATCTCAGACGTCCCTGCGTAA
- a CDS encoding NADP(H)-dependent aldo-keto reductase — MQYNKLPHSTLELSKICLGTMTFGEQNTEQEAFSQLDYALERGVNFIDSAEMYPVPPKAETQGLTEQYIGNWLAKSGKREKVVIATKVAGPRNVPYIRDNMSLDRKNIHLAIDDSLKRLQTDYVDLYQLHWPQRQTNCFGQLNYPYPDSQEEVTLIETLEALAELIKAGKIRYIGVSNETPWGLMTLLRLAEKHELPRVVSIQNPYNLLNRSFEVGLSEISHYEGVQLLAYSPLAFGCLSGKYLNGSRPDSARCSLFERFVRYFTPQGIQATQAYVDLAREHGLNPAQMALAFVNQRPFVASNIIGATNLEQLKSNIDSLDVVLTDELLQGIQEIGTTYSNPCP, encoded by the coding sequence ATGCAATACAACAAGTTACCTCACTCGACTCTTGAGCTAAGTAAGATCTGTCTTGGCACAATGACATTTGGTGAGCAGAACACAGAGCAAGAAGCGTTTAGCCAGCTCGATTACGCTCTAGAACGTGGAGTCAATTTCATTGATAGCGCAGAAATGTATCCAGTCCCACCAAAGGCAGAAACACAAGGTTTGACCGAGCAATATATCGGTAATTGGCTCGCCAAATCAGGCAAGCGTGAAAAAGTGGTGATAGCGACAAAGGTGGCAGGCCCACGCAATGTGCCTTATATCCGTGACAACATGAGTCTAGATCGTAAAAACATCCACCTAGCTATTGATGACAGCCTGAAACGCTTACAGACCGACTACGTCGACTTATATCAATTGCATTGGCCGCAGCGTCAAACCAACTGTTTTGGCCAGCTCAATTACCCTTATCCAGACTCGCAAGAAGAAGTCACCTTAATTGAAACTCTGGAAGCGCTCGCTGAGTTGATCAAAGCCGGTAAAATTCGCTATATCGGTGTGTCTAATGAGACGCCGTGGGGCTTGATGACCTTATTGCGCTTGGCAGAGAAGCACGAATTGCCAAGAGTTGTCTCGATTCAGAATCCATACAACTTGCTCAACCGAAGCTTCGAAGTCGGTTTATCTGAAATCAGCCACTATGAGGGGGTCCAACTTTTGGCCTACTCACCGCTTGCGTTTGGCTGCTTGAGTGGCAAATACCTCAATGGTTCTCGTCCAGATAGCGCTCGCTGTTCTCTGTTTGAACGCTTTGTGCGTTATTTTACGCCGCAAGGCATTCAAGCGACGCAAGCCTATGTAGACTTGGCAAGAGAGCATGGTCTAAATCCTGCCCAAATGGCGCTCGCATTTGTCAATCAGAGGCCGTTTGTCGCATCCAATATTATCGGAGCGACAAACCTTGAACAGCTGAAATCAAATATTGATAGTTTAGATGTCGTATTAACGGATGAATTGCTTCAAGGGATTCAAGAGATTGGGACGACTTATTCCAACCCTTGCCCATAA
- a CDS encoding DUF6482 family protein, with translation MQKSQLDRWIHGHHKDSYQPPKVFVIGCSDLSQYLLAVEYKHKLEPIKVDDEPIHYDSLELVKEELLRLGVERAYLRLHNAYDEFGVGDGPLYHDVELSLTTH, from the coding sequence ATGCAAAAAAGTCAGTTAGATAGATGGATCCATGGGCACCACAAGGACAGCTATCAGCCACCTAAGGTATTTGTGATTGGTTGTTCTGATTTATCTCAGTATTTACTCGCCGTGGAATACAAACACAAGCTTGAGCCGATTAAAGTGGATGATGAGCCAATCCACTATGATTCGTTGGAGCTGGTGAAAGAAGAACTATTGCGGTTAGGAGTCGAAAGAGCCTATCTACGCCTACATAACGCCTATGACGAATTTGGCGTCGGAGATGGGCCGTTATATCACGATGTAGAGTTGTCTCTGACGACACACTAA
- the mutH gene encoding DNA mismatch repair endonuclease MutH — MKSEPQSEQELLERASNIAGVSFQELADEAKIEVPPDLRRDKGWVGQLLEWHLGATAGSKPTQDFEQLGIELKTIPISYSGKPLETTFVCVAPLVGVHGLTWETSHVRNKLSRVLWVPVEGEREIPLAERRVGSPLIWSPSEEEELQLKTDWEELMEMIVLGRVEQINARHGEMLQLRPKAANSRVLTEAYGASGKPIKTLPRGFYLRTQFTARILEQHYV, encoded by the coding sequence ATGAAATCAGAACCCCAGTCAGAACAAGAACTGCTTGAACGTGCGAGTAATATTGCAGGCGTCAGTTTTCAAGAACTCGCTGATGAAGCAAAGATCGAGGTTCCACCGGATCTTCGCCGCGATAAAGGCTGGGTTGGTCAATTACTTGAATGGCATTTAGGTGCAACGGCAGGAAGTAAACCAACACAAGACTTCGAACAACTTGGAATCGAGCTAAAAACCATCCCAATTAGCTATTCAGGAAAACCGCTAGAAACCACCTTTGTCTGTGTTGCCCCTTTAGTCGGTGTTCACGGACTGACCTGGGAAACTAGCCATGTTAGAAATAAACTGTCTCGTGTCTTATGGGTACCTGTCGAAGGGGAACGTGAAATCCCCTTAGCTGAACGACGCGTCGGCTCACCGTTAATTTGGTCACCAAGTGAAGAAGAAGAACTGCAGTTGAAAACCGACTGGGAAGAGTTGATGGAGATGATCGTGCTTGGTCGTGTCGAGCAGATCAACGCCCGACATGGTGAAATGCTTCAGTTACGTCCTAAAGCAGCCAATAGCCGAGTGCTAACTGAAGCGTACGGCGCAAGTGGCAAACCGATAAAAACCCTACCAAGAGGGTTTTACCTTAGAACGCAATTTACTGCTCGTATTCTTGAACAGCACTATGTTTAG
- the rppH gene encoding RNA pyrophosphohydrolase yields MIDGDGYRLNVGIVICNSHGQVFWAKRYGQHSWQFPQGGIDEGETPEQAMYRELYEEVGLTKKDVKIVATSRHWLRYKLPKRLVRWDSKPVCIGQKQKWFLLRLDCDESQINMQRGSSPEFDGWRWVSYWYPVRQVVSFKRDVYRRAMKEFASMAMPFKERRVKGKRKHRRG; encoded by the coding sequence GTGATAGATGGCGATGGTTACCGCTTAAATGTGGGAATTGTAATCTGTAACAGCCATGGTCAGGTCTTCTGGGCTAAACGATACGGACAACACTCTTGGCAATTCCCACAAGGTGGAATTGATGAAGGTGAAACCCCTGAACAAGCAATGTACAGGGAGTTATATGAAGAGGTTGGTCTTACTAAGAAAGATGTCAAAATCGTTGCGACAAGTCGTCATTGGTTAAGGTATAAACTACCAAAACGACTGGTACGCTGGGATTCGAAACCTGTTTGTATCGGCCAAAAACAGAAATGGTTTCTACTGCGCTTGGATTGTGACGAGTCACAGATCAATATGCAGCGAGGTAGTTCCCCTGAATTTGATGGTTGGCGTTGGGTAAGTTATTGGTACCCAGTGCGACAAGTGGTCTCTTTTAAGCGAGATGTATATCGACGCGCAATGAAAGAGTTTGCATCAATGGCGATGCCATTTAAAGAACGCAGAGTCAAAGGTAAACGTAAACACCGAAGAGGATAG